In Marivivens aquimaris, one genomic interval encodes:
- a CDS encoding S41 family peptidase, translating to MKKFAFAAVTGTVLGVLATTQLAGPLIAQENDSNATIYEQMDMFGDIFDRIRAQYVEEVDEKELIDAAINGMLTSLDPHSSYLSPDDAADMRIQTTGEFGGLGIEVTQEEGWVKVVSPMDGTPADAAGVMSGDFITHVDGESLLGLTLDEAVELMRGPVGSETILTLVREDTAEPFDVSIIRDTIKLTAVRARTEGKAVVLRIATFSDQTFSDLEAGLQEQVEEAGGIENVNGVILDLRNNPGGLLNQAIYVADAFLDAGEIVSTRGRNAEDGDRFNATPGDLAEGLPIVVLINGGSASASEIVSGALQDHRRAIVVGTKSFGKGSVQTLMPLRGDGAIRLTTARYYTPSGRSIQSLGIQPDIIVEQPMPAEVSEEDEGNQRTQRSEADLRGALVNDSLSEDEIRQIEEDAAEAEATAALRDEDYQLAYAIDIIRGLSALNTKE from the coding sequence ATGAAAAAATTCGCTTTCGCCGCAGTGACCGGCACCGTGCTTGGTGTTCTGGCAACGACACAGCTGGCGGGGCCGCTGATCGCACAGGAAAACGACAGCAACGCTACCATCTACGAGCAAATGGATATGTTCGGCGACATCTTCGACCGTATCCGTGCGCAATACGTCGAAGAAGTCGACGAGAAGGAACTGATCGACGCGGCGATCAACGGTATGTTGACCTCGCTCGACCCGCACTCCAGCTATCTGTCGCCTGACGACGCTGCCGACATGCGCATCCAGACCACCGGTGAATTCGGCGGTCTTGGTATCGAAGTCACGCAGGAAGAAGGCTGGGTCAAAGTTGTCTCCCCAATGGACGGCACCCCTGCCGACGCTGCTGGCGTCATGTCCGGCGACTTCATCACCCACGTCGATGGCGAGAGCCTGCTTGGCCTGACGCTTGATGAGGCGGTGGAGTTGATGCGCGGTCCGGTTGGCTCCGAAACGATCCTGACGCTGGTTCGCGAAGATACTGCCGAGCCGTTCGATGTGTCGATTATCCGCGACACCATCAAGCTGACCGCCGTTCGCGCGCGCACTGAAGGCAAAGCCGTCGTTCTGCGTATCGCGACCTTTAGCGACCAGACCTTCTCCGACCTCGAAGCCGGTCTGCAAGAACAGGTCGAAGAGGCTGGCGGCATCGAAAACGTCAATGGCGTGATCCTCGACCTCCGCAACAACCCGGGCGGTCTGCTGAACCAAGCGATCTACGTCGCCGATGCGTTCCTTGACGCGGGCGAGATCGTTTCGACCCGTGGCCGCAACGCCGAAGACGGTGATCGCTTCAACGCAACACCGGGTGATCTAGCCGAAGGTCTGCCGATTGTTGTGCTGATCAACGGCGGCTCGGCCTCCGCTTCGGAAATCGTGTCGGGCGCCCTTCAGGATCACCGCCGCGCCATCGTCGTTGGCACGAAGTCCTTTGGTAAGGGCTCGGTCCAGACCCTGATGCCGCTGCGTGGTGACGGTGCGATCCGTCTGACGACCGCGCGCTACTACACACCGTCGGGTCGCTCGATCCAGTCACTCGGCATTCAGCCGGACATCATCGTCGAACAGCCGATGCCTGCAGAAGTCAGCGAAGAGGACGAAGGCAACCAGCGCACCCAACGTTCCGAAGCCGATCTGCGCGGCGCTTTGGTTAACGACAGCCTGAGCGAAGACGAGATTCGCCAGATCGAAGAAGACGCCGCCGAAGCCGAAGCGACCGCAGCTCTGCGTGATGAAGATTACCAGCTGGCCTACGCGATCGACATCATCCGCGGCCTCAGCGCGCTGAACACCAAAGAATAA
- a CDS encoding RNA pyrophosphohydrolase: MTPEDIAKLPYRPCVGVMLANKEGKVFVGQRNDRDHDAWQMPQGGIDDGEEPKTAAIRELWEETGVTDDLVVLEAETEDWVAYDLPHDVVPHIWKGKYRGQKQKWFLFRFEGTDDQIDIQSEHPEFTTWKWIAVDELVDAIVPFKRAVYEQVVAELGPKV, encoded by the coding sequence GTGACACCCGAAGACATCGCCAAACTCCCCTACCGCCCCTGCGTCGGCGTGATGCTCGCCAACAAAGAGGGCAAGGTTTTCGTCGGTCAACGCAACGACCGCGACCATGATGCTTGGCAGATGCCCCAAGGCGGTATCGACGACGGCGAAGAGCCCAAGACCGCCGCCATTCGCGAGCTTTGGGAAGAAACCGGCGTGACCGATGATCTCGTCGTCCTCGAAGCAGAGACCGAAGACTGGGTTGCCTACGATCTGCCCCACGACGTTGTTCCGCACATCTGGAAGGGCAAGTATCGCGGCCAGAAGCAGAAGTGGTTCCTGTTCCGCTTCGAAGGCACTGACGACCAGATCGATATCCAGTCCGAACACCCCGAGTTCACGACTTGGAAATGGATCGCGGTCGACGAGCTTGTCGACGCCATCGTGCCGTTCAAGCGCGCCGTTTACGAACAGGTCGTCGCGGAGTTAGGCCCGAAAGTCTAA
- a CDS encoding lytic murein transglycosylase, whose translation MPFSRRSLLAALAVFPTFAQAQSGFDAWVSSFKSRARSRGIRQDWLDVAFANVRYNSDVVERDRNQAEFNRQIWEYLDLVVSDSRVSNGREAYRRQLNTLGRIEATYGVPANIVAAIWGMESAYGTRRGDVPVIEALATLAYDGRRGRFFETQLMAALRILQAGNVAPAQFTGSWAGAMGHTQFIPTSFEAYAVDFDGDGRRNVWSDDPTDALASTASYLSRFNWRRGVPWAVEVLLPRTFDFSQSDRSVSRMPSEWAQQGVVGTNRQPVPDYGSAGILTPAGASGVALMTFANFRTIERYNNSEAYVMGVGHLADRIAGGGPFVASWPRGDRSLTSEEAADMQRRLNAMGYNAGPVDGKPGSQTRSALRNWQRNVGLPADGRPSLLMLRYLRG comes from the coding sequence ATGCCCTTCTCCCGCCGCTCGCTCCTCGCAGCTCTGGCAGTTTTTCCCACCTTTGCGCAGGCCCAATCCGGCTTTGATGCTTGGGTGAGCTCGTTCAAATCACGCGCACGGTCGCGTGGAATCCGGCAGGATTGGCTGGACGTAGCCTTCGCAAATGTCCGCTACAATTCGGACGTGGTCGAACGGGACCGCAATCAGGCCGAATTCAATCGTCAGATCTGGGAATACCTCGACCTCGTTGTCTCTGACAGCCGCGTGTCCAACGGGCGCGAAGCCTATCGACGACAGTTGAACACCCTTGGCCGCATCGAGGCGACCTACGGCGTGCCCGCCAATATTGTCGCTGCTATCTGGGGGATGGAGAGCGCCTACGGCACCCGCCGCGGCGATGTCCCCGTGATCGAGGCGCTGGCAACGCTCGCCTACGACGGGCGGCGCGGGCGGTTCTTTGAAACGCAATTGATGGCCGCGCTTCGTATCCTTCAGGCAGGCAACGTCGCCCCCGCTCAATTCACCGGAAGCTGGGCAGGCGCGATGGGTCACACCCAATTCATCCCAACGTCGTTCGAAGCGTACGCGGTTGATTTCGACGGCGATGGTCGCCGCAACGTCTGGTCTGATGATCCGACCGACGCGCTGGCATCCACGGCTTCCTATCTGTCCCGTTTCAACTGGCGGCGCGGCGTTCCGTGGGCGGTAGAAGTTCTGCTGCCGCGCACGTTCGATTTCAGCCAGTCAGACCGCAGCGTCAGCCGTATGCCGTCCGAATGGGCGCAGCAGGGCGTTGTGGGCACCAACCGGCAGCCAGTGCCGGACTACGGTAGCGCGGGCATTCTGACGCCTGCAGGCGCGAGCGGCGTCGCGCTCATGACCTTCGCCAATTTCCGCACCATTGAACGCTACAACAACTCCGAAGCCTATGTGATGGGCGTGGGGCACCTTGCGGACCGCATCGCGGGTGGCGGCCCATTCGTGGCGAGCTGGCCGCGCGGCGATCGTTCGCTGACCTCGGAAGAGGCGGCGGACATGCAAAGGCGTTTGAATGCAATGGGTTACAATGCCGGTCCGGTCGATGGAAAGCCCGGTAGCCAGACACGTTCTGCACTGCGCAACTGGCAGCGCAACGTCGGCCTGCCCGCAGACGGGCGGCCGAGTTTGCTGATGTTGAGGTACCTGAGGGGTTAG
- the rnr gene encoding ribonuclease R: protein MTRIPSKEEILQWISDNPTHAAKRDIAKAFGIKGAARIDLKRVLREMENEGTLTRRRSSYRDREKLPPVSLLQILPPDNNGDLWARPLEWHGEGDAPTILMMLNDEDGLGQGDRILARMTEVGGEEYDYTARLIRKVGTNPLRIVGIYRKAHEGGRIIPVDKGSDKQWIVPANAEHGAKDGELVEAEQSGPKGRLGLPKARIVSRLGDPSAPKAVSLIAIHQHGIPDQFPDEVIAEADKCKPAGLKGREDLRDLPLVTIDPPDARDRDDAVLAIPDDDPNNKGGFLLWVAIADVAHYVRPGSELDREARKRGNSSYFPDRVVPMLPDRLSGDLCSLHEDVPRACMAVQMKIDKDGRKLSHRFTRGLMQSKASLAYEDAQKAINGEPDERTEPLVDTVLRPLWGAYAALKRAREARQPLELDLPERQIVLNDEGQVASIQFKERFDAHKLIEEFMVLANVAAAEELVKHRTPLLFRVHEEPGQEKLENLREVAQASGLVLAKGQVLQTRHLNQLLQQAEGTPNDELINIATLRSMTQAYYSPENFGHFGLALRNYAHFTSPIRRYSDLIVHRALIKAHKWGNDGLSDWDVEHLDATAEQISNTERRSMMAERDTTDRYLAAFMSERVGEIIGGRINGIAKFGVFVKLDESGADALVPIRTLGTEFFEYHQDTQQLVGTRSGMVVAMGQRVTVKLIEALPVTGGITAEIVTLDEKRIANGGGARGRGGKPMKKKLKTSKKKAAIKERKVKRTRR from the coding sequence ATGACCCGTATTCCTTCGAAAGAGGAAATCCTCCAGTGGATTTCCGACAATCCCACCCACGCAGCGAAGCGTGACATTGCCAAAGCCTTTGGCATCAAAGGTGCTGCGCGTATCGACCTCAAGCGCGTCCTGCGTGAGATGGAGAACGAAGGCACGCTGACGCGCCGTCGTTCGTCCTATCGTGACCGCGAAAAGCTGCCGCCGGTTTCGCTGCTGCAAATCCTGCCGCCCGACAACAATGGCGACCTCTGGGCGCGTCCGCTCGAATGGCATGGTGAAGGTGATGCGCCAACCATTCTGATGATGCTGAATGACGAAGACGGGCTTGGCCAAGGCGACCGCATTCTGGCGCGGATGACCGAGGTCGGCGGTGAGGAATACGACTACACCGCCCGCCTGATCCGCAAGGTCGGCACCAACCCGCTCCGCATTGTCGGCATCTACCGCAAGGCGCACGAGGGTGGCAGGATCATTCCGGTCGACAAAGGCTCCGACAAACAGTGGATCGTCCCCGCGAACGCCGAACACGGTGCCAAGGACGGCGAACTGGTCGAGGCTGAGCAATCGGGCCCGAAAGGCCGCCTCGGTCTTCCGAAGGCCCGCATTGTGTCGCGTCTGGGCGACCCCAGCGCGCCGAAGGCCGTGAGCCTCATCGCGATCCATCAGCACGGCATTCCCGACCAGTTCCCCGACGAGGTCATCGCCGAGGCTGATAAGTGCAAACCCGCTGGCCTGAAGGGCCGCGAAGACCTGCGCGATCTGCCTCTGGTCACGATCGATCCGCCCGACGCGCGCGACCGCGACGATGCCGTGCTGGCGATCCCTGACGATGATCCGAACAACAAGGGCGGCTTCCTGCTTTGGGTCGCGATTGCCGACGTGGCGCACTATGTGCGTCCGGGGTCCGAGCTTGACCGCGAAGCCCGCAAGCGCGGCAACTCCAGCTACTTCCCCGACCGCGTTGTGCCGATGCTGCCCGACCGTCTGTCGGGCGACCTCTGCTCGCTGCACGAAGACGTCCCACGCGCCTGCATGGCGGTGCAGATGAAGATCGACAAGGACGGTCGCAAGCTGTCCCATCGCTTCACCCGCGGCCTGATGCAGTCGAAGGCTTCGCTGGCCTACGAGGACGCTCAGAAAGCTATCAACGGCGAGCCCGATGAGCGTACCGAGCCGCTGGTCGATACTGTTCTGCGCCCGCTCTGGGGTGCCTACGCCGCATTGAAACGTGCCCGCGAAGCGCGTCAGCCGCTCGAACTCGATTTGCCCGAACGCCAGATCGTTCTGAACGACGAAGGTCAGGTTGCTTCGATCCAGTTCAAGGAACGCTTTGATGCTCACAAGCTGATCGAAGAGTTCATGGTGCTGGCCAACGTCGCCGCTGCCGAAGAACTGGTGAAGCACAGGACCCCTCTGCTGTTCCGCGTTCACGAAGAGCCTGGTCAGGAAAAGCTGGAAAACCTGCGTGAAGTCGCGCAAGCGAGCGGTCTGGTGTTGGCCAAAGGGCAGGTTCTGCAAACCCGTCACCTGAACCAACTGCTCCAGCAAGCTGAGGGCACGCCGAACGACGAGCTAATCAACATCGCCACCTTACGGTCGATGACGCAGGCGTATTACAGCCCCGAGAACTTCGGTCACTTCGGTCTGGCGCTGCGCAACTACGCACACTTCACCTCGCCGATCCGCCGCTATTCCGACCTCATCGTCCACCGCGCGCTGATCAAGGCGCACAAGTGGGGCAACGACGGTCTGTCTGATTGGGATGTCGAACACCTCGACGCCACGGCAGAGCAGATTTCCAACACCGAGCGCCGTTCCATGATGGCGGAGCGCGACACGACCGACCGCTATCTCGCGGCATTCATGTCCGAGCGTGTGGGCGAGATCATCGGCGGCCGGATCAACGGCATCGCCAAGTTCGGTGTCTTTGTGAAGCTGGACGAAAGCGGCGCCGACGCGCTGGTCCCGATCCGCACGCTTGGCACGGAGTTCTTCGAATATCATCAGGACACGCAGCAACTGGTCGGCACTCGATCGGGCATGGTCGTTGCGATGGGCCAGCGCGTCACGGTCAAACTGATCGAGGCGCTCCCCGTTACCGGTGGTATCACGGCAGAGATCGTAACGCTCGACGAAAAGCGGATCGCCAATGGCGGTGGCGCGCGTGGTCGCGGTGGTAAGCCGATGAAGAAAAAGCTGAAAACGTCCAAGAAGAAAGCGGCGATCAAAGAGCGCAAGGTGAAGCGGACCCGCCGTTAA
- the dapE gene encoding succinyl-diaminopimelate desuccinylase, translating to MTAIDPVDLTARLVRCPSVTPEEGGALVLLEAELSAAGFECTRVDRNGTSNLYARWGRKGANRTFGFNGHTDVVPVGDLDAWTVDPFGAEVKDGFMYGRGTTDMKSGVAAFAAAAIDFVRQTPPDGSIALAITGDEEGDAEDGTTALLDWMAAEGEAMSVCLVGEPTCPNEMGEMMKIGRRGSLTAWFTVIGVQGHAAYPHRANNPMPAMARLMDRLSSHELDQGTEHFDASTLAVVTIDTGNAATNVIPAQSRATVNIRYNDLHSGQSLTEWLQAEADKVAEEFGLQVQMKVKVSGESFITPPGELSDLIAKSVEAETGRKPVLSTSGGTSDARFVKNHCPVVEFGLVGKTMHQVDERVAVEQIGQLKSIYTRILTDYFG from the coding sequence ATGACCGCCATTGATCCCGTCGATCTGACTGCCCGCCTTGTCCGTTGCCCGTCCGTGACCCCCGAAGAAGGCGGCGCGCTAGTTCTGCTCGAAGCGGAACTGTCGGCGGCAGGTTTCGAATGCACGCGCGTGGATCGCAATGGCACGTCGAACCTCTACGCTCGCTGGGGCCGCAAAGGCGCGAACCGGACGTTCGGTTTCAACGGTCACACGGATGTCGTGCCGGTTGGTGATCTGGACGCTTGGACCGTCGATCCGTTCGGGGCCGAGGTCAAAGACGGCTTTATGTATGGTCGCGGCACCACTGACATGAAATCTGGCGTGGCCGCTTTTGCTGCCGCCGCGATTGATTTCGTGCGCCAGACACCGCCCGATGGTTCGATCGCACTGGCGATTACGGGCGATGAAGAAGGCGACGCTGAAGACGGCACGACCGCGCTGCTCGACTGGATGGCTGCCGAAGGCGAGGCGATGAGCGTCTGCCTCGTGGGAGAGCCGACTTGTCCCAATGAGATGGGCGAGATGATGAAAATCGGTCGTCGCGGTTCGCTGACCGCTTGGTTCACCGTGATCGGCGTTCAGGGCCACGCCGCCTATCCGCACCGCGCGAACAACCCGATGCCCGCCATGGCGCGCCTAATGGATCGTTTGTCTTCGCACGAATTGGATCAGGGCACCGAACATTTCGATGCCTCGACGCTTGCCGTTGTCACCATCGACACCGGAAACGCCGCGACGAACGTCATTCCCGCACAAAGCCGTGCGACTGTGAACATCCGCTATAATGACCTTCACAGCGGGCAGAGCCTCACTGAATGGCTGCAAGCCGAGGCCGACAAGGTCGCTGAGGAATTCGGCCTCCAAGTCCAGATGAAGGTGAAGGTGTCGGGCGAAAGTTTCATCACCCCGCCCGGTGAACTGTCTGATCTGATTGCAAAATCAGTCGAGGCAGAAACTGGCCGCAAGCCCGTACTGTCGACCTCTGGCGGCACCTCGGACGCGCGTTTCGTGAAAAATCACTGCCCCGTGGTGGAGTTCGGACTGGTCGGCAAAACCATGCACCAAGTCGACGAACGTGTGGCGGTGGAACAGATCGGCCAGCTCAAATCCATCTACACTCGCATCCTGACCGATTATTTCGGCTGA
- a CDS encoding Hint domain-containing protein — protein sequence MVKARELGYDSNASAVDMAQTIFGDGTTVLDASFTGDAGSSAIYTNGGLSDGVVPSETGLILSTGDAEDFTNRRGQANQNTNTSTDHWWNNDNDAGFNELAGTNTYDASYLDVTFIPDGDVMTMTFVFSSEEYPEYTGSIYNDVVGVWVNGENIPVSVGDGSTAISNINQSTNLNLFVSNTESQYNTEMDGFTVKMTLVMPVNSGEVNTIRIGIADVGDAQYDSNLIIAADSVQTSLVAGHDQLDIAPDQTKTFDLLANDYNGTNGVLRITHINNQEVVAGSVITLQTGQVITVNGDGTITVQADSDEETINLTYEVGAFDGDTLIKSDVGMATIDTVPCFTKGTRIQTTRGLIAIEELEVGDQVITFDNGPQPIRWIGSRTVAATGNLAPIRIKANTFGGHGEITVSPQHRVYLTDGLAALLFGQDEVLIKAKDLVNDDTVCRLEGGDVTYFHLLFDTHEIVLAEGLPTESFHPGLTVLASFEEEVKEELLTLFPELADNSSYGPTARMSLKQHEVSVLLAGAA from the coding sequence ATGGTTAAAGCACGTGAGTTGGGGTATGACTCCAACGCAAGCGCTGTGGATATGGCGCAGACGATTTTCGGTGACGGCACCACTGTCCTCGACGCGTCCTTCACCGGCGATGCGGGCTCTTCCGCGATCTACACCAACGGCGGGCTGTCGGACGGTGTGGTTCCTTCGGAAACCGGCCTGATCCTGTCGACGGGCGATGCGGAAGATTTCACCAACCGCCGCGGCCAAGCCAACCAGAACACGAATACGTCGACCGACCATTGGTGGAACAACGACAACGATGCGGGCTTCAACGAGCTTGCAGGGACCAACACCTATGACGCGTCCTACCTCGATGTGACGTTCATTCCGGACGGCGATGTGATGACGATGACCTTCGTCTTTTCGTCCGAAGAATACCCCGAATACACCGGTTCGATTTACAACGACGTCGTCGGCGTTTGGGTGAATGGAGAAAACATCCCCGTATCCGTCGGCGACGGCAGCACCGCGATTTCGAACATCAACCAGTCGACCAACCTCAACCTCTTCGTCTCGAACACTGAAAGCCAGTACAACACCGAGATGGACGGCTTTACCGTCAAGATGACGCTCGTCATGCCGGTGAACAGCGGCGAGGTGAACACCATCCGCATCGGTATCGCCGACGTTGGTGACGCCCAGTACGACTCCAACCTCATCATCGCGGCGGACTCCGTGCAGACATCGCTCGTGGCGGGTCACGACCAGCTTGATATCGCGCCGGACCAGACGAAGACCTTCGACCTGTTAGCAAACGACTACAACGGCACGAACGGCGTGCTGCGCATCACGCACATCAACAACCAAGAGGTCGTCGCGGGCTCGGTCATCACACTGCAAACCGGACAGGTCATCACCGTCAACGGCGACGGTACGATTACCGTGCAGGCGGACAGCGACGAAGAGACCATCAACCTGACTTACGAGGTCGGTGCGTTCGACGGCGATACGCTCATCAAGAGCGACGTCGGCATGGCGACCATCGACACGGTGCCTTGCTTTACCAAAGGCACCCGCATCCAGACCACGCGCGGCTTGATCGCGATCGAGGAACTGGAAGTCGGGGATCAGGTCATCACCTTCGACAACGGCCCGCAACCGATCCGCTGGATCGGGTCCCGTACGGTCGCTGCGACCGGCAACCTCGCCCCGATCCGGATCAAGGCCAACACCTTTGGCGGACACGGCGAGATCACCGTTTCCCCGCAGCACCGCGTCTATCTGACGGACGGTCTGGCTGCGCTGCTGTTCGGTCAGGACGAAGTGCTGATCAAGGCCAAGGATCTGGTGAATGACGACACGGTGTGCCGCCTTGAAGGAGGGGACGTCACCTATTTCCACCTGCTGTTCGACACCCACGAAATTGTCCTCGCCGAGGGCCTGCCGACCGAAAGCTTCCACCCCGGTCTTACGGTTCTCGCGTCCTTTGAAGAGGAAGTGAAAGAGGAACTGCTGACGCTCTTCCCCGAACTGGCGGACAACTCCTCCTACGGTCCGACGGCCCGTATGTCCCTGAAACAGCATGAAGTTAGCGTACTTCTGGCAGGTGCAGCATGA
- a CDS encoding Hint domain-containing protein — translation MSWIGIRDQHGQCYFKPEGLEQKAKSNPLNTLSLLPRGTLVMEFEYSRETNARRQNLLRYISRDPWHSVFRLVLETDGLITLVCQQGDKKIEFQLPTAMEQVTGTITLWYTWDAPARRGLLAAMGPDGEMFYTELTGPLTVLDAKRICTDGQVVRNVKGFTFLAISDEVEPVGPWATIGANAMLRTINGQRLISDLKPGDLLLTEDETIVQIRSVAKQVLPAKGRFKPMMIRSPYYGAKTDLMLAQNHLVELNGPKIEYLFNEERVHTQIGSLDDGREAVRLRGAMTATYYHLLLDEDVTLSLSGVPATASRAELLTQDRGLQRHSILRDTPELLVPSFKSKSIKTLAPYEAMSIGF, via the coding sequence ATGAGCTGGATCGGCATCAGGGACCAACACGGACAATGCTATTTCAAGCCCGAAGGGCTGGAGCAAAAGGCCAAGTCGAACCCGCTCAACACTCTGTCGCTGCTTCCGCGCGGCACTTTGGTGATGGAGTTCGAATACAGCCGCGAAACCAACGCACGCCGCCAGAATTTGCTACGTTATATCTCGCGCGATCCGTGGCATTCGGTGTTTCGGCTAGTGTTGGAAACCGACGGCCTAATCACGCTCGTTTGCCAGCAGGGCGACAAGAAGATCGAATTCCAACTGCCCACCGCGATGGAGCAGGTCACGGGCACGATCACGCTCTGGTACACGTGGGATGCCCCTGCCCGCCGTGGTCTGCTGGCCGCAATGGGGCCTGACGGAGAGATGTTTTACACCGAACTCACCGGCCCGCTTACGGTGCTCGATGCGAAACGCATCTGCACGGACGGTCAGGTGGTGCGCAACGTGAAAGGTTTCACCTTCCTTGCCATCTCGGACGAGGTCGAACCCGTCGGTCCTTGGGCGACCATCGGCGCGAATGCCATGCTTCGCACCATCAACGGCCAGCGCCTCATTAGCGATCTGAAACCGGGTGACTTGCTGCTGACCGAAGACGAGACAATCGTTCAGATCCGCTCTGTCGCAAAGCAAGTATTGCCAGCGAAGGGTCGATTCAAACCGATGATGATCCGGAGTCCTTACTACGGCGCAAAGACCGACCTCATGCTCGCCCAGAACCATCTGGTCGAATTGAACGGCCCGAAGATCGAGTACCTCTTCAACGAAGAGCGCGTGCATACCCAGATCGGATCGCTTGATGACGGTCGCGAAGCGGTGCGCCTGCGCGGCGCGATGACGGCGACTTACTATCATCTGCTGCTGGACGAGGACGTAACGCTTTCGCTGTCAGGCGTTCCCGCAACTGCATCCCGCGCCGAACTTCTGACGCAGGATCGCGGCCTTCAACGTCATAGCATCCTGCGCGACACGCCCGAATTGCTGGTACCGTCGTTCAAATCCAAGTCGATCAAGACGCTCGCCCCTTATGAGGCGATGTCGATCGGCTTCTGA
- the dapD gene encoding 2,3,4,5-tetrahydropyridine-2,6-dicarboxylate N-succinyltransferase: MSNAQLEAAIEAAWEARDTITPATTGETREAIEDTLNALDSGSLRVAEKLESGDWHVNQWAKKAVLLGFRIKDMELHEGGPQGHNWWDKVDSKFKGWGDNQFRAAGLRAVPNAVVRKSAYIAKGVVLMPSFVNLGAYVDEGTMVDTWATVGSCAQIGKNVHLSGGVGIGGVLEPMQAGPTIIEDNCFIGARSEVVEGCIVREGSVLGMGVFIGKSTKIVDRETGEVMYGEVPPYSVVVAGSMPSKNNVNLYCAVIVKRVDEKTRSKTGINELLRD, encoded by the coding sequence ATGTCTAACGCCCAGCTCGAAGCAGCTATCGAAGCCGCGTGGGAAGCCCGCGATACGATCACCCCCGCTACTACCGGCGAAACCCGTGAAGCGATCGAGGATACGCTGAACGCGCTCGACAGCGGCAGCCTGCGCGTTGCCGAAAAGCTGGAAAGCGGCGACTGGCATGTCAACCAGTGGGCGAAGAAAGCTGTTCTGCTCGGCTTCCGCATCAAGGACATGGAGCTCCACGAAGGCGGTCCGCAGGGTCACAACTGGTGGGACAAGGTCGACAGCAAGTTCAAAGGCTGGGGCGACAACCAGTTCCGCGCTGCAGGTTTGCGCGCTGTGCCGAACGCTGTTGTCCGCAAGTCGGCCTACATCGCCAAGGGCGTCGTGCTGATGCCGTCGTTCGTCAACCTCGGCGCTTACGTTGACGAAGGTACCATGGTCGACACCTGGGCCACCGTTGGTTCCTGCGCGCAGATCGGTAAGAACGTCCACCTTTCGGGCGGCGTCGGCATCGGCGGCGTTCTGGAGCCGATGCAGGCTGGTCCGACCATCATCGAAGACAACTGCTTCATCGGTGCACGCTCGGAAGTCGTCGAAGGTTGTATCGTTCGCGAAGGTTCGGTGCTCGGCATGGGCGTCTTCATCGGCAAGTCGACCAAGATCGTCGACCGCGAAACCGGCGAAGTCATGTACGGTGAAGTGCCGCCGTACTCGGTAGTCGTTGCAGGCTCTATGCCGTCGAAGAACAACGTCAACCTGTACTGCGCCGTCATCGTGAAGCGCGTCGACGAAAAGACCCGCTCCAAGACGGGCATCAACGAGCTGCTCCGCGACTAA
- a CDS encoding LOG family protein, with product MTKSHRRHPLRFSGEDKQTAKTVPDTPQTRSPTYKLAFADTDFLLREDMRPLRFQLELLKPELAMDEAGVNSTVVLFGGARIPSPEKRETARTKTLADLTKYYAEAQKFAEIITKRSMADGGTENVIATGGGPGVMEAGNRGAADAGGRSIGLNIVLPHEQAPNPYVTPELCFNFHYFAIRKMHFLMRANAICVFPGGFGTLDEMFEALTLVQTGRMSKVPFLLFGKEFWEGIINWEVLADAGTIADEDLKLFQYVETAEEAINALDNWEHPDERRQNIPGRE from the coding sequence ATGACCAAGAGCCACCGCCGCCACCCCCTCCGTTTCAGCGGCGAGGACAAACAAACCGCAAAAACAGTCCCTGATACGCCCCAAACGCGGTCGCCGACCTACAAGCTCGCATTCGCCGATACGGATTTTCTTCTGCGCGAAGATATGCGCCCGCTGCGTTTCCAGCTGGAGCTTCTGAAGCCCGAACTTGCGATGGACGAAGCCGGCGTGAATTCGACCGTCGTCCTGTTCGGCGGCGCACGCATTCCGTCGCCGGAGAAGCGCGAAACAGCGCGGACAAAGACGCTGGCCGATCTCACGAAGTACTACGCCGAAGCCCAGAAGTTCGCTGAAATCATCACGAAGCGTTCGATGGCCGATGGCGGCACCGAAAACGTCATCGCTACGGGCGGCGGTCCCGGCGTGATGGAAGCAGGCAACAGAGGCGCTGCCGACGCGGGCGGTCGTTCGATCGGCCTGAACATTGTTCTTCCGCACGAGCAGGCTCCGAACCCCTATGTGACGCCCGAGCTGTGCTTCAACTTCCACTACTTCGCGATCCGCAAGATGCACTTCCTGATGCGCGCCAACGCGATCTGCGTCTTCCCTGGTGGTTTTGGTACGCTGGACGAGATGTTCGAAGCCCTGACCCTTGTTCAGACCGGCCGCATGTCCAAAGTGCCGTTCCTGCTGTTTGGCAAGGAGTTCTGGGAAGGCATCATCAATTGGGAAGTTCTGGCCGACGCAGGCACCATCGCAGACGAAGACCTTAAATTGTTCCAGTATGTCGAGACCGCAGAAGAGGCGATCAACGCGCTCGACAACTGGGAACACCCCGACGAGCGTCGGCAGAACATTCCGGGCCGCGAATGA